In the genome of Marinicella rhabdoformis, one region contains:
- a CDS encoding peptidylprolyl isomerase encodes MKRVVLMALCLAGCTEKSGTVNDSSEVLAVVGDIPVTANVMDVALKSRGLVQAGPAEKQAVFDELIREAAMANQAVKSALPLNAEQLALLQYQQMKYQAHNALESYLKKNPVTDADIAAEYEKVIKATKGLQFHVQHLLFKDEVEAVKVLDGINGNDYSFEQAMTSYVAARPNVRNVGDIGWVNLQQMPEPLRLALEQMSVGQLYPEVVLSDFGAHVLYLKDKKTVEPPSLAEASAGIKKTLEQRLKSKFTQLATAKAKVKVLKQ; translated from the coding sequence ATGAAGCGTGTTGTTTTAATGGCATTGTGCTTGGCTGGATGTACTGAAAAGAGCGGCACTGTGAATGATTCCTCTGAGGTGTTGGCTGTGGTTGGAGATATTCCTGTCACTGCAAATGTAATGGACGTGGCTTTGAAAAGCCGAGGTCTGGTGCAAGCCGGGCCAGCTGAAAAACAGGCCGTTTTTGATGAACTAATCAGAGAAGCGGCGATGGCAAACCAAGCTGTAAAATCTGCTTTGCCCCTGAATGCAGAGCAGTTGGCATTGTTGCAATACCAACAAATGAAATACCAAGCACACAATGCCCTGGAGTCGTACTTGAAAAAAAATCCAGTGACTGATGCTGACATTGCGGCTGAGTATGAAAAAGTGATCAAAGCCACCAAAGGGCTGCAGTTTCATGTCCAACATTTGTTATTTAAGGATGAAGTTGAGGCTGTGAAGGTTCTGGATGGGATAAATGGCAATGACTATTCATTTGAACAGGCGATGACATCTTATGTGGCTGCGAGGCCAAATGTCAGGAATGTTGGTGATATTGGATGGGTGAATTTACAGCAAATGCCAGAACCTTTGCGTTTGGCTTTGGAGCAAATGTCAGTGGGTCAATTATATCCAGAAGTGGTGTTGAGCGATTTTGGTGCGCACGTACTCTATTTGAAGGACAAAAAAACAGTGGAGCCGCCCAGCTTGGCTGAAGCCAGTGCGGGGATTAAGAAAACATTGGAACAGCGGTTGAAGTCTAAGTTCACTCAGCTGGCCACTGCAAAGGCCAAGGTCAAGGTTTTGAAACAG
- a CDS encoding BolA family protein, with the protein MHKETCERIEALLQSLSPTSVQVTDNSHLHVGHEGAKDGGGHFAVTVVADVFNGLLKIKRHRMVYQAVNELFESGAIHALEVEAVTHEEV; encoded by the coding sequence ATGCATAAAGAAACCTGTGAGCGTATAGAAGCGCTGTTACAAAGCTTATCCCCAACATCAGTACAAGTCACCGATAACAGTCACCTCCATGTGGGACATGAAGGTGCTAAGGATGGGGGTGGTCATTTTGCGGTCACTGTGGTGGCAGATGTCTTTAATGGTCTGTTGAAAATTAAGCGCCACAGAATGGTATATCAAGCAGTTAACGAATTGTTTGAGTCAGGTGCCATTCATGCCTTAGAAGTTGAAGCTGTCACACATGAGGAGGTCTAA
- the arsC gene encoding arsenate reductase (glutaredoxin) (This arsenate reductase requires both glutathione and glutaredoxin to convert arsenate to arsenite, after which the efflux transporter formed by ArsA and ArsB can extrude the arsenite from the cell, providing resistance.), whose protein sequence is MSEIVIYHNPRCSKSRATLAILEEQGLKPTIIKYLEDAPSIDDIKLVLKALDMGPRQLMRKGEAEYKDNNFSNEALTDDELIAMMHQFPKVIERPIVLANGQARIGRPPESVLEILS, encoded by the coding sequence ATGAGTGAAATTGTAATCTATCACAACCCACGCTGTTCAAAATCTCGAGCCACACTGGCAATCCTTGAAGAACAAGGCTTGAAGCCAACCATCATTAAATATTTAGAAGATGCGCCCAGCATTGATGACATCAAGCTGGTACTCAAAGCTTTGGACATGGGACCCAGACAGTTGATGCGAAAAGGTGAGGCTGAATACAAAGACAACAACTTTTCAAATGAAGCACTTACTGATGATGAGCTGATAGCCATGATGCACCAATTTCCTAAAGTGATTGAACGCCCAATAGTCTTGGCCAACGGTCAAGCCAGAATCGGTAGACCACCTGAAAGTGTTTTGGAAATCTTGTCATGA
- the wrbA gene encoding NAD(P)H:quinone oxidoreductase: MSQVLIVYYSKRGNTQKMARLIARGVESVDGCHAIIRTVESDLDGAPEPQDPIVSEQDMKDCAALILGSPCYFGNMASPLKRFIDSTGNLWFSGAMEGKPAGVFTTGSSLHGGQETTLINMMIPLMHYGMIMVGLPYSEKSLLYTTSGGSPYGATHWTEFESNRAIDSNEKQLCIAQGKRTAQLASKLKEN; encoded by the coding sequence ATGAGCCAAGTGCTGATTGTTTATTATTCCAAACGCGGCAACACACAAAAAATGGCCCGCTTGATTGCGCGTGGGGTTGAATCAGTTGACGGTTGTCATGCGATTATCAGAACTGTCGAATCTGATCTTGATGGTGCACCCGAACCACAAGACCCCATCGTTTCAGAACAAGATATGAAAGATTGTGCTGCATTGATTCTAGGCAGCCCGTGTTACTTTGGCAACATGGCATCCCCTTTGAAACGGTTTATCGACTCCACTGGCAACCTTTGGTTTTCTGGTGCAATGGAAGGAAAGCCAGCAGGTGTATTTACCACAGGCTCTTCATTACACGGCGGTCAAGAAACCACCCTCATCAACATGATGATTCCACTCATGCATTACGGCATGATCATGGTTGGCTTACCCTATTCTGAAAAATCACTGCTCTACACCACATCAGGCGGCTCACCTTATGGCGCCACCCATTGGACTGAATTTGAATCCAACAGGGCCATAGACTCCAATGAAAAACAGCTGTGCATTGCACAAGGCAAAAGAACGGCTCAATTGGCCTCAAAGCTCAAAGAAAATTAA
- a CDS encoding CPBP family glutamic-type intramembrane protease, whose translation MSVRRYILLLLASVLVWVFAHDYAALHINNRIDSQLSKAQAGDLNFSWDVKQTGQRVTVFGSQFDGQYFSGKQAAVSLKMPAWPLIPLYYQDLSVAIETDPAAKFTMALETSDPDAGLFYTAKVDLQPGAHQLLLSELDWQTSSGDLVNWVAIPKASTWVVRLFSRQELKWDIKSLSLNQTEAFGSNQWLAANCGQWHQKGQWLVFCPSSNEMVQIDHQVNQKSTTQQIKFETLVSLSPWLLLLLVALLLVLVFWGLWAAQLTGIMTLSVAALLLYVPLDDATWLGYKWMSVMLPVLLFVVYINRGMWQLSQKGSLRTWMFVVVLAGFLWSQSDFQWSFLNMMPGYLLWAGFQQSLMVSLFEWVRKHNHQSMGVMGLSVFVAWCFAVIHLPNHYLMVLTFAAGLFWMWVWQKQKNLILMVFSHALWALLLYQWVGETWLYSARVGFNFL comes from the coding sequence GTGAGTGTTAGGCGATATATTTTATTGTTACTGGCCTCTGTACTGGTTTGGGTGTTTGCACATGATTATGCGGCTCTTCACATCAATAACAGGATTGACAGTCAATTATCAAAAGCCCAAGCCGGTGATCTGAATTTCAGTTGGGATGTTAAACAAACAGGCCAACGGGTCACTGTTTTCGGCAGTCAATTTGATGGGCAATACTTCTCAGGTAAGCAAGCAGCAGTTTCTTTAAAAATGCCTGCTTGGCCACTAATTCCGCTTTATTATCAAGATTTATCAGTCGCTATAGAGACTGATCCTGCCGCAAAATTCACCATGGCTTTGGAGACGTCTGATCCTGATGCTGGGTTGTTTTATACCGCGAAAGTTGATTTACAGCCAGGCGCTCATCAATTGCTGTTATCAGAACTGGATTGGCAGACATCTTCGGGTGATTTGGTCAATTGGGTGGCCATACCCAAGGCATCAACTTGGGTGGTGCGGCTTTTTTCTCGTCAAGAGTTGAAATGGGATATTAAATCATTGTCTTTGAATCAAACGGAAGCTTTTGGTTCGAATCAATGGCTTGCAGCTAATTGCGGGCAATGGCATCAAAAAGGGCAATGGCTGGTGTTTTGTCCAAGCAGTAATGAAATGGTACAAATTGACCATCAAGTTAACCAGAAATCAACCACCCAGCAGATCAAATTTGAAACGTTGGTTTCTTTATCTCCGTGGTTATTGTTGCTGCTGGTGGCTTTGTTGTTGGTTCTGGTGTTTTGGGGTTTGTGGGCTGCACAATTGACAGGAATAATGACTTTAAGTGTCGCTGCTTTGTTGTTGTATGTGCCTTTGGATGATGCCACATGGTTGGGTTACAAGTGGATGTCTGTGATGTTGCCAGTATTGTTATTTGTGGTTTATATAAATCGAGGTATGTGGCAGCTCAGTCAAAAAGGCAGTTTAAGAACATGGATGTTTGTTGTTGTCTTAGCTGGCTTCTTATGGTCACAAAGTGATTTTCAATGGTCGTTTTTAAACATGATGCCGGGATACTTGTTATGGGCAGGTTTTCAACAGAGTTTGATGGTCAGTTTGTTTGAGTGGGTTCGTAAACACAATCACCAGTCCATGGGTGTAATGGGCCTGTCAGTTTTTGTGGCTTGGTGTTTTGCAGTCATTCATTTGCCCAATCATTATTTAATGGTGCTGACTTTTGCGGCAGGGTTGTTTTGGATGTGGGTTTGGCAAAAGCAAAAAAACTTGATACTTATGGTATTTTCACATGCACTTTGGGCATTGTTGCTTTATCAGTGGGTGGGCGAAACCTGGCTGTATTCCGCCCGTGTGGGGTTTAATTTTCTTTGA
- a CDS encoding Maf family protein encodes MTICSDEQAAVLDLILASTSPYRRQQLTQFGLSFSVRDSAVDEVCLDDEPPVAFALRMAKNKAEAVASDFPDAWVIGADQVCEFENQIIRKPGNHLRASQQLANFSGKTVLFHSALSVVHLASGGCISSNTLTKVCFKNNSQAVIEHYLHLDQPYDCAGSFKIESQGLRLMHSVESTDPSALVGLPLIALCSALTTLGYPKL; translated from the coding sequence ATGACGATTTGTTCTGATGAACAAGCTGCTGTTCTGGATTTGATACTGGCGTCAACATCTCCATACAGGCGTCAACAGTTGACCCAGTTTGGCTTGTCATTTTCTGTTAGAGACTCGGCGGTTGATGAGGTTTGTTTAGATGATGAGCCACCCGTAGCGTTTGCCTTACGCATGGCAAAAAACAAGGCAGAAGCTGTGGCAAGTGACTTTCCGGATGCATGGGTGATAGGTGCCGATCAGGTTTGCGAATTTGAAAATCAAATCATAAGAAAACCTGGTAACCACCTGCGGGCATCTCAACAATTGGCCAATTTTTCAGGCAAAACCGTCTTGTTTCACAGCGCTTTGAGTGTTGTTCATTTGGCTTCTGGTGGCTGTATCAGCAGCAATACTCTGACTAAAGTCTGTTTTAAAAATAATTCGCAGGCAGTGATTGAGCACTATTTACACCTTGATCAACCTTATGACTGTGCGGGTTCTTTTAAAATAGAATCTCAAGGTTTACGATTAATGCATTCAGTAGAATCAACAGATCCTAGTGCTTTGGTGGGTTTGCCTTTGATTGCATTGTGTTCCGCTTTGACAACACTCGGGTATCCAAAACTGTGA
- a CDS encoding penicillin-binding protein 1A has protein sequence MTKLGLFFGVLGLAMVYGLYKHYEPELPSVEAIKEYKLQVPLRVYSKDGKLISVFGTKRRIPAKIEEIPLKLKQAYLAAEDSGFYSHYGFDVKGILRAVWQIVTTGKKQGGGSTITQQLTRNVFLTLDQTWTRKIKELFLAVKLERTISKDEILELYLNKIALGHRSYGVAAAAEVYYGKTLDELTLAEMAMLAAPPKAPSRINPVTSPERALQRRDYVLGRMLDLQFITQAEYDEAIKAEDEAYVHQPVVELTAPWVAEMVRTEMVARYGDDAYTDGYSVYTTIDSEKQLAAEVAVKKGLHAYDRRHGYRGAVAHHDLGEGVDLELITEKLASYPKPGGLEAALVLEIEDEWAMVRLGDGQDAELTFESSKWAVPFIDNRRVGDKPKAMSDIMSVGDVVMVKRNDEGAFELSQIPKVQGALVSLNPDDGGLYALIGGYDYFMSKFNRATQAKRQPGSGFKPIIYSGALDHGLNAASIINDAPIVFEDSSLERTWRPENYSEKFFGPTRLREGIVKSRNLVSIRVLQRMGVRNGRDHILKFGFNGDDVPANLSISLGTPNVPVIDMSKAYAVFANGGYAVEPYLIEQVFDQSGALVYQHRGVEVCETCPEVSLEAYNADVTMMAEIKADAEVGLIDHSADDIDSDDLLPELAVPETVELSDDVLAAPRAISAENQFIIESFMKDVVTRGTGVKAMALERRDLAGKTGTANEQRDTWFNGYQRQVVTNVWVGFDSPETLGRGEVGGRVALPIWIDYMRVALKDVPEWQRPLPPGIVQAPVDKTTGALVKRGSPNSVIEYFKAGELPEEQATEEQTDYDDLF, from the coding sequence ATGACAAAGTTGGGATTGTTTTTTGGGGTTCTCGGTTTGGCAATGGTTTACGGTCTTTATAAACATTATGAGCCTGAACTTCCTTCTGTAGAGGCAATCAAAGAATACAAATTGCAGGTGCCTTTGCGGGTTTATTCTAAAGACGGCAAATTAATATCAGTTTTTGGCACCAAGCGACGCATCCCGGCTAAAATCGAAGAGATTCCCTTGAAATTAAAGCAGGCCTATCTGGCGGCTGAAGACTCTGGTTTTTATTCACATTACGGTTTTGATGTCAAAGGCATACTGCGTGCAGTGTGGCAAATTGTCACTACAGGTAAAAAGCAAGGCGGTGGTTCAACCATCACCCAACAGTTAACGCGAAACGTGTTTTTAACTTTGGATCAAACTTGGACACGAAAAATCAAAGAGCTGTTCTTGGCAGTCAAGTTAGAGCGAACCATCTCCAAGGATGAGATTCTAGAGTTGTACTTAAATAAAATTGCTTTAGGTCACCGCTCTTATGGTGTGGCAGCAGCAGCTGAAGTTTATTATGGCAAAACATTAGATGAGTTAACGTTGGCTGAAATGGCCATGTTGGCAGCACCACCCAAAGCGCCGTCTCGGATTAATCCAGTGACCAGCCCAGAGCGAGCCCTACAGCGTCGTGACTATGTATTGGGACGGATGTTGGATTTACAGTTCATTACTCAGGCTGAATATGATGAGGCCATCAAGGCCGAAGATGAGGCTTATGTGCACCAACCTGTGGTTGAATTGACTGCGCCTTGGGTGGCTGAAATGGTGCGTACAGAAATGGTAGCGCGTTATGGGGATGATGCTTATACCGACGGCTATTCTGTTTACACCACCATTGATTCTGAAAAACAGTTGGCCGCAGAAGTGGCGGTAAAGAAGGGTTTGCATGCCTATGATCGCCGACATGGTTACCGTGGTGCGGTGGCTCATCACGACCTTGGGGAAGGGGTCGATTTAGAGCTCATAACTGAAAAACTGGCCTCTTACCCTAAGCCGGGTGGTTTGGAGGCGGCATTGGTTCTCGAAATAGAAGACGAGTGGGCGATGGTTCGCTTGGGTGATGGCCAAGATGCCGAATTGACTTTTGAAAGCAGTAAGTGGGCAGTGCCATTTATAGATAACAGGCGTGTTGGTGACAAGCCCAAAGCCATGTCTGATATCATGTCGGTGGGTGATGTGGTGATGGTTAAAAGAAATGATGAAGGTGCATTTGAGCTGAGTCAAATTCCAAAAGTCCAAGGTGCTTTGGTCAGTTTGAACCCTGATGATGGTGGGCTGTATGCTTTGATTGGTGGTTATGATTATTTCATGAGCAAGTTCAACCGAGCCACACAAGCCAAAAGACAACCTGGCTCAGGCTTCAAACCCATCATTTACTCGGGTGCTTTAGACCATGGCCTAAATGCAGCAAGTATCATCAATGATGCACCGATTGTTTTTGAAGACAGCAGTTTGGAGCGCACATGGCGTCCTGAAAATTACAGTGAAAAATTCTTTGGCCCAACACGTTTACGAGAAGGTATCGTCAAGTCACGCAACTTGGTGTCTATTAGGGTGTTGCAGCGAATGGGCGTGCGCAATGGTCGAGATCATATTTTGAAGTTTGGCTTCAATGGCGATGATGTACCTGCTAATTTATCAATCTCGCTGGGAACGCCGAATGTACCCGTAATTGATATGAGTAAAGCCTATGCGGTTTTTGCCAATGGTGGTTATGCGGTTGAACCCTATCTGATAGAACAGGTGTTTGATCAAAGTGGTGCGCTGGTTTATCAGCATCGTGGTGTTGAGGTTTGTGAAACGTGTCCAGAAGTTTCTCTTGAAGCCTACAATGCAGATGTGACCATGATGGCTGAAATCAAGGCAGATGCAGAGGTGGGTTTGATTGATCACAGCGCTGATGATATTGACAGTGATGACTTACTACCTGAGCTGGCAGTCCCAGAAACAGTGGAATTAAGCGATGATGTGCTTGCCGCTCCCAGGGCCATTTCAGCCGAAAACCAGTTCATCATTGAATCATTTATGAAAGATGTAGTGACACGGGGCACAGGTGTCAAGGCGATGGCGTTAGAACGCCGTGATCTGGCAGGTAAAACGGGCACAGCAAATGAACAAAGGGACACCTGGTTTAATGGTTATCAACGCCAAGTGGTGACAAATGTTTGGGTTGGTTTTGATTCTCCAGAAACCTTAGGTCGTGGTGAAGTGGGCGGTCGAGTGGCTTTACCTATTTGGATAGACTATATGCGAGTGGCTTTGAAAGATGTGCCAGAGTGGCAAAGACCTTTGCCTCCTGGTATTGTGCAGGCGCCTGTAGATAAAACCACCGGTGCCTTGGTTAAGCGAGGATCGCCCAACAGCGTGATTGAGTACTTTAAGGCGGGAGAGTTGCCCGAAGAACAAGCGACAGAAGAACAAACAGATTATGACGATTTGTTCTGA
- a CDS encoding response regulator: MTTTNKTIAIVEDEADLLSNYRATLENHGFKTIGFSNDSDAWQFFQQKLPDLVILDVGLGQNPDAGFELCRQLRHASPTLPILMLTARDDEFDVVSGLRLGADDYLSKDISMPQLLARIASLFRRQSAMSQPEQAQIQHHDLVMLTDNLQIFWQQQLVQLTVTEFWMVLCLARHPGQVKTREQLMQDANIYVDDSTITSHIKRIRKKFQKIDPKFDQIDTVHGMGYRWKP, translated from the coding sequence ATGACCACTACAAATAAAACCATAGCCATCGTAGAAGATGAAGCCGACTTATTGAGCAACTACCGAGCCACGCTTGAAAACCATGGCTTTAAGACCATCGGTTTTTCAAATGATTCCGATGCATGGCAATTTTTTCAACAAAAATTACCCGATTTGGTAATCCTAGATGTGGGTTTAGGCCAAAACCCAGATGCCGGTTTTGAATTGTGTAGACAATTACGACACGCGTCACCTACCCTGCCTATTTTGATGCTCACTGCACGTGACGACGAATTCGATGTGGTTTCTGGTTTGCGGCTGGGGGCTGACGACTATTTGAGTAAAGACATTTCTATGCCGCAATTACTGGCCAGAATTGCCAGCCTTTTCAGACGGCAAAGCGCCATGTCACAGCCGGAACAGGCACAAATACAACACCATGATTTGGTGATGCTCACTGATAATTTACAAATATTTTGGCAGCAACAATTGGTTCAATTAACGGTCACTGAATTTTGGATGGTGTTGTGCCTTGCTCGTCACCCTGGACAGGTTAAAACCCGAGAACAGTTAATGCAGGATGCCAACATTTATGTTGATGACAGCACCATCACTTCCCACATCAAAAGGATTCGTAAAAAGTTTCAAAAAATTGACCCCAAATTTGATCAAATTGACACCGTTCATGGCATGGGCTATCGCTGGAAACCATGA
- a CDS encoding ATP-binding protein codes for MKLRWQISIIALLSLSFPLLAWYAFKQLNQTYQEGMVVAAQKQADVIKQSVVQYANNNPAGIEGLVYEQLTSGEIDGNDAEWQTLAWHVVDYKLRFKIAQINDQWRMLIEGKDNSPQMATDNSLDRIVLALADQHSIKKLTIARQAVGQVFTPSVSSALQAYWHETAGGYQVEVALPVQQLSRIGLVLIDHNQALTPLTHGHTQGQQITLHPLFEASSSWQSFLESIKPSDGQVVIKDHKSRLLYQTTPAKQTLKDSDWLSQFLYELVFDQDATDESFFYGQQIIHELPFGKIETTLVQADAQIALMQTFLRVMGMLLLAALLLLGGSFLYAALLVWRIKKLNHSLQNALDDQGQIHTHLPAINSSDEIGDLSRGMSQLLGRINEYTAYLKQLGGRLSHEMKTPISIVHTSLEVLHMKQPEDEFISRALNANNRLKFILNQLSALSKLKQIIAETEVEVFEINGFLKELTEAYRINHPVIQFESYEGEIHMKASKDLLAQMLDKLIQNALDYIGPDDHILIRTAKDNKTNNFLLTVTNSGSQIAPQHLGQLFDSLTSFRKEKSEQPHLGLGLYIVKLICDFHQSEITAINLNKPKSVQFRIKGKISN; via the coding sequence ATGAAACTTCGTTGGCAGATAAGCATCATTGCCTTGCTTTCATTGAGCTTTCCTTTACTCGCTTGGTATGCTTTTAAACAATTGAACCAAACTTACCAAGAAGGCATGGTGGTCGCTGCCCAAAAACAAGCCGATGTCATCAAACAAAGTGTGGTGCAATATGCCAACAACAACCCAGCAGGCATTGAAGGATTGGTTTATGAACAGCTGACTTCTGGTGAGATAGATGGCAATGATGCAGAATGGCAAACCTTGGCTTGGCATGTGGTGGATTACAAACTGCGATTTAAGATAGCACAAATAAATGATCAATGGCGCATGCTGATTGAAGGCAAAGACAACAGCCCCCAAATGGCCACTGACAATAGCCTTGATCGCATTGTATTGGCACTGGCAGATCAGCACAGCATCAAAAAACTCACCATTGCTCGCCAAGCTGTAGGACAAGTATTTACGCCATCCGTATCCAGTGCTTTACAAGCTTATTGGCACGAAACTGCCGGCGGCTACCAAGTTGAAGTGGCGCTACCTGTTCAACAGCTCAGTCGAATCGGACTGGTTTTGATAGACCACAACCAAGCACTCACACCACTGACTCATGGCCACACACAGGGCCAGCAAATCACTTTGCACCCTTTGTTTGAAGCTTCAAGCAGCTGGCAAAGTTTTCTAGAAAGCATCAAACCGTCAGATGGTCAGGTCGTCATCAAAGACCATAAAAGCCGTTTGCTATACCAAACCACACCCGCCAAACAAACACTTAAAGACAGTGACTGGCTCAGTCAATTTCTTTATGAATTGGTATTTGATCAAGATGCCACCGATGAAAGTTTTTTTTATGGGCAACAAATCATCCATGAATTGCCTTTTGGAAAAATAGAAACCACCTTGGTACAAGCTGATGCTCAAATCGCCTTGATGCAAACTTTCCTGCGGGTGATGGGCATGCTTTTATTGGCCGCACTGTTGTTACTTGGCGGCTCATTTTTGTATGCGGCATTATTGGTGTGGCGAATTAAAAAGCTCAATCACAGCCTACAGAACGCCTTGGACGACCAAGGTCAAATCCACACCCATCTACCTGCCATCAACAGCAGTGACGAGATTGGTGACTTGTCTCGAGGGATGAGTCAACTACTGGGACGAATCAACGAATACACCGCTTATTTGAAACAACTCGGAGGACGCCTATCGCATGAGATGAAAACACCCATCAGCATTGTTCACACGTCGTTAGAAGTGCTGCACATGAAGCAGCCTGAAGATGAGTTTATTTCACGCGCTTTAAACGCCAACAACAGGTTAAAATTCATCCTCAACCAACTCAGTGCCTTAAGTAAATTAAAACAAATCATTGCTGAAACGGAGGTGGAAGTTTTTGAAATCAACGGTTTCCTAAAAGAATTAACAGAAGCCTATCGAATCAACCATCCAGTCATTCAGTTTGAATCCTATGAAGGTGAAATTCACATGAAGGCTTCTAAAGATTTATTGGCGCAAATGTTGGATAAATTAATTCAAAATGCATTAGATTATATTGGCCCTGATGATCATATTTTAATTCGAACGGCCAAAGACAATAAAACCAACAATTTTCTCTTAACCGTGACCAACAGCGGCTCTCAAATAGCGCCACAGCACTTGGGTCAACTGTTCGACTCTTTGACCTCTTTCAGAAAAGAAAAGTCAGAACAACCACATTTGGGTTTGGGCTTGTACATTGTGAAACTAATTTGTGACTTTCACCAGTCAGAAATTACTGCAATCAACCTTAACAAGCCCAAATCTGTTCAATTTCGCATCAAGGGCAAAATATCAAATTAA
- a CDS encoding DUF6768 family protein: protein MNIDQQIKQALNEEINAFKSNNDQIDANPFKQMKAGFSGKMKWTYVLVICFSTLFAVGMVYCAYQFYLAQAFKPLLAWGIGVVILALFTQISKMWYWTELGHNRVIREVKLLELQVAQLTDQMSKKS from the coding sequence ATGAATATTGATCAACAAATCAAACAGGCATTGAATGAAGAAATCAATGCATTTAAGTCAAACAATGACCAAATTGATGCCAACCCTTTTAAGCAAATGAAAGCGGGTTTCAGTGGCAAAATGAAATGGACCTATGTTCTGGTGATTTGTTTTAGCACATTGTTTGCCGTTGGTATGGTTTATTGTGCTTACCAGTTTTATTTGGCACAAGCATTCAAACCTTTATTGGCATGGGGAATCGGGGTTGTCATACTGGCATTATTCACACAAATAAGCAAAATGTGGTATTGGACAGAGTTGGGGCACAACCGCGTGATTCGCGAAGTGAAACTGTTGGAATTGCAAGTCGCCCAATTGACCGATCAGATGAGTAAAAAGTCGTGA
- a CDS encoding RNA polymerase sigma factor translates to MKTEKVFIELLLLQAQQGDSSALDKLLPIVQQKMMHYARRIMNENVEAEDCVQDAVMVFLKQFVRIKNTKAFHGWLYKVINSRCCDYWRKYKHEQQAVTPIDELVVQPVESDLTSQPVLCEVFDVKVAMSRLSPVQRSVIYLFYFEGFKVVEIAAILDKPAGTIKSHLFDARKAIKIFLNQE, encoded by the coding sequence ATGAAAACTGAAAAAGTATTTATTGAATTATTGTTGTTGCAGGCACAACAGGGTGATTCATCGGCTTTAGACAAATTGTTGCCGATCGTTCAGCAAAAAATGATGCATTATGCGCGTCGGATAATGAATGAAAATGTAGAGGCTGAAGATTGTGTACAGGATGCGGTTATGGTCTTCTTAAAGCAATTTGTGCGCATTAAAAATACCAAAGCTTTTCATGGTTGGTTATACAAGGTGATTAACAGTCGTTGTTGTGATTATTGGCGTAAATACAAGCATGAGCAGCAAGCGGTCACACCAATTGATGAGCTGGTGGTGCAACCTGTAGAATCCGATTTGACAAGCCAGCCTGTTTTATGTGAGGTGTTTGATGTCAAGGTAGCGATGTCTCGATTATCACCTGTCCAGCGCTCAGTTATTTACTTGTTTTATTTTGAGGGTTTCAAGGTTGTTGAAATTGCTGCCATTCTTGACAAGCCGGCAGGGACAATTAAATCTCACTTATTTGATGCGCGTAAAGCCATTAAAATTTTTTTAAATCAGGAGTAA
- the pgsA gene encoding CDP-diacylglycerol--glycerol-3-phosphate 3-phosphatidyltransferase, with translation MTKHLPNILTILRVALIPVMILFFYLPFEWSRYMACWVFVAASITDFLDGYFARKHQTFSKFGAFLDPVADKLTVTTALIILLQDDPSILMMIAIAVIIGREITISALREWMAELGERATVNVAMVGKIKTVFQMTAIGFLLYQSDLWFIPVYPIGQILLYLAAGLTLYSMYVYIKAAVPMMKEENI, from the coding sequence ATGACAAAACACTTACCCAACATCCTCACCATCCTTCGAGTTGCACTCATTCCGGTGATGATTTTGTTCTTTTACTTGCCCTTCGAATGGTCAAGGTACATGGCTTGCTGGGTATTTGTAGCTGCCAGCATAACCGACTTTTTAGACGGGTACTTTGCAAGAAAACACCAAACATTTTCAAAGTTTGGCGCCTTTCTTGACCCTGTAGCTGATAAATTAACGGTAACCACAGCCCTTATTATCTTATTACAAGATGACCCCAGTATTTTGATGATGATTGCCATTGCAGTCATCATAGGCCGTGAAATCACCATTTCAGCACTCCGTGAGTGGATGGCTGAATTAGGCGAACGCGCCACAGTCAACGTTGCCATGGTTGGAAAAATCAAAACCGTTTTTCAAATGACCGCCATAGGGTTTTTGTTGTACCAAAGCGATTTGTGGTTTATTCCGGTTTACCCCATCGGTCAAATTTTGCTCTATTTAGCAGCCGGCCTGACTTTATACAGCATGTATGTTTACATTAAGGCAGCCGTTCCTATGATGAAAGAAGAAAATATTTAA